In Colletotrichum lupini chromosome 6, complete sequence, a single window of DNA contains:
- a CDS encoding kelch domain-containing protein, with product MSFVNLSRPPLDHRAHSDTNVRPRFNSHNTSDRLREGSGLRPKAYPMVSNIKKGRKSVFKEVGLDDDFSDDCGSPVVETFQQSCGRQESMSSEKVFGDVPGLEEAKRDGTSNDEEDDAEDDGDGDSRRSATEQREAANDSRQQSSSQAVKVSWYNKLSQGYRRPRIKTVSSAPPPTISSLQRIGMIALLIAVIIPAFSYNNGRQKIESGAIAGVVRPRATTSTDVCLRWAQQAALLNGTLYMYGGQSKTESSQTVNTWNNDFLTLDLTKSWDTKSPSLKGMTIPSGPPAVANGYLWHDYDYLYLYGGQFADNDGAEGTYATVAPMSIWQYSVKDNSWLEFKDPRTSAGNYSTAANTPVQRSAEGAGLSVPELGLSWYFGGHLDWLTTEGWSTQTPRVYLKSLLEFTHPGYLNTGVDALRAAGAADGGVFRNVTEGGLQETDAFPERADGVLVFVPGWGARGVLIGMAGGSDKTFVDDLGTLDVYDIATSEWYHQRTTGDRPSVRVNPCAAIASAPDASSLQIYFFGGQNLQPFGNQTQYNDMYILSIPAFAWIKVDATDGVPAPRAGHTCTMRDGQIIVAGGYLGPDAGCESPGVFVFDASNLKWNTGFKAGAHAADFSSENSVLAGSYGYKVPDKVQSVIGGSSEGGAIATTPAAGPATGGPFKTGTPPVFTVTQGGATATVTGAGPTSTSAGQAPTTKDNGGGTSPGLIAAGVIAGVLGALALYLGFCAWLYRRQVAAYKQHLSQVNRYSGASSMHFGAAGFFGAGNRDEERRERGHRRDASTVSDESFSWVGTGVEPKWMTDDPTPGSGSGGTASGSGAGSGFKRKSEDARTFKSGPSGNDPRTSSSRRDNTDNESVSSTEQLLDGQEPSFFSVVMGPRRALRVVNSTE from the exons ATGTCTTTCGTCAATCTCTCACGTCCCCCTCTGGACCATCGGGCCCATAGCGATACCAACGTCCGGCCTAGATTCAATTCACACAACACTTCCGACCGTCTAAGAGAAGGTTCAGGGCTCCGACCCAAGGCGTATCCAATGGTCAGCAACATCAAAAAGGGCAGGAAATCGGTATTCAAGGAGGTGGGACTGGACGACGACTTTAGCGACGACTGCGGCTCGCCCGTTGTGGAGACTTTCCAACAGTCTTGTGGCCGACAGGAATCGATGTCTAGCGAGAAGGTATTCGGAGATGTACCTGGGCTGGAGGAAGCGAAACGGGACGGCACATCAAATGATGAGGAAGACGACGCAGAGGACGACGGAGATGGGGACAGCAGGCGTTCTGCGACGGAACAGCGCGAAGCAGCGAACGACTCGAGACAACAGAGCTCAAGTCAGGCTGTGAAGGTGTCTTGGTACAACAAGCTTTCTCAGGGTTATCGACGACCGAGGATCAAGACGGTCTCTAGCGCACCACCACCTACGATCTCAAGTCTGCAGCGCATTGGCATGATTGCGCTACTCATCGCGGTCATCATCCCGGCATTCAGCTATAATAATGGCCGCCAGAAGATTGAAAGTGGTGCAATCGCGGGTGTCGTACGTCCACGAGCAACGACATCAACGGATGTCTGTCTAAGATGGGCACAGCAGG CGGCTTTACTCAACGGCACTCTTTACATGTATGGAGGTCAATCCAAGACGGAGTCTTCGCAAACCGTCAACACCTGGA ACAACGACTTTCTCACTCTCGACCTAACAAAATCATGGGACACGAAATCGCCCTCTCTCAAGGGCATGACGATACCTAGTGGGCCTCCAGCAGTCGCCAACGGCTACTTGTGGCACGACTACGACTATCTCTACCTCTACGGCGGCCAATTTGCTGATAACGACGGCGCTGAAGGCACGTACGCCACCGTTGCTCCCATGTCGATCTGGCAATACTCTGTCAAGGACAACTCCTGGCTCGAGTTCAAAGACCCGCGCACGTCAGCTGGCAACTATTCGACTGCCGCCAATACCCCTGTCCAACGTTCCGCCGAAGGCGCGGGCTTGTCGGTACCTGAGCTCGGTTTGAGTTGGTACTTTGGCGGACACCTCGACTGGCTGACCACCGAGGGTTGGTCGACCCAGACTCCGAGGGTGTATCTCAAGAGCCTGCTAGAGTTTACACACCCCGGATACCTGAACACTGGTGTTGACGCGCTTCGCGCTGCTGGTGCTGCCGATGGCGGAGTGTTTCGCAACGTGACTGAGGGCGGGCTGCAGGAAACGGATGCGTTCCCGGAACGAGCTGACGGTGTCTTGGTTTTTGTGCCCGGGTGGGGTGCGAGGGGAGTCTTGATCGGCATGGCGGGAGGATCCGACAAGACATTTGTCGACGACCTCGGCACCCTCGATGTCTACGATATCGCTACGTCTGAGTGGTATCATCAGAGGACGACAGGTGACCGGCCCTCCGTCCGCGTCAACCCATGTGCCGCCATTGCGAGCGCGCCAGATGCCTCGAGCCTCCAGATCTACTTTTTCGGCGGACAAAATCTGCAGCCTTTT GGCAACCAGACACAGTACAACGACATGTACATCCTCTCCATCCCCGCCTTCGCCTGGATCAAAGTCGACGCAACCGACGGTGTACCCGCCCCTCGCGCCGGCCACACCTGCACCATGCGCGACGGCCAAATCATCGTCGCCGGCGGTTACCTCGGCCCCGACGCCGGGTGTGAATCTCCCGGTGTCTTTGTCTTCGACGCGAGCAACCTCAAATGGAACACGGGCTTCAAAGCCGGAGCCCACGCAGCAGACTTCAGCTCCGAGAACTCCGTCCTGGCTGGGTCCTACGGCTACAAGGTCCCCGACAAAGTCCAGAGCGTCATCGGTGGCAGCTCCGAAGGCGGGGCTATCGCTACCACACCTGCTGCCGGCCCAGCTACGGGCGGTCCGTTCAAGACGGGTACGCCGCCCGTGTTCACTGTGACGCAGGGTGGCGCGACAGCTACAGTCACGGGCGCAGGACCCACGAGCACATCCGCGGGACAGGCGCCGACAACCAAGGATAACGGAGGCGGGACGAGCCCCGGCCTCATCGCTGCAGGCGTTATCGCCGGTGTCCTAGGCGCGTTGGCCTTGTATCTTGGTTTCTGCGCGTGGCTCTACCGACGCCAGGTCGCGGCGTACAAGCAGCATCTATCTCAGGTGAACCGGTACTCCGGCGCAAGCTCCATGCACTTTGGTGCGGCGGGCTTCTTTGGTGCTGGAAATCGTGACGAGGAGAGGAGAGAGCGCGGACACCGCCGAGACGCGAGCACCGTCAGCGACGAGTCCTTCTCATGGGTTGGCACCGGCGTTGAGCCGAAGTGGATGACGGATGATCCTACACCGGGCTCTGGATCTGGTGGCACGGCGAGTGGGAGCGGCGCTGGCAGCGGGTTCAAGAGGAAAAGTGAGGACGCGAGGACGTTTAAGAGCGGGCCGAGTGGGAACGATCCGCGCACGAGCTCCAGTCGACGCGACAATACGGACAATGAGAGTGTTTCCAGCACGGAGCAGTTGCTTGATGGGCAGGAGCCGAGTTTCTTCTCGGTTGTCATGGGGCCTAGGCGTGCTTTGCGGGTTGTCAACAGTACCGAGTAA
- a CDS encoding 2OG-Fe(II)oxygenase superfamily protein, translating into MAAAGKDKTRIALGRYRCFTPEEVQRQYDIGQGFFNLDAEDKARPGNTCDFSKGNYFGYRSAHDKKMQGTDVLNNVESVNIAKFIPKYKDEPFHPFFEPFRQEIEDFSRRSLDLASKVFTLFSIILELPEDYFSSRHAYASPSEDHLRYMGYHPRPLADDLKVGNTWSRAHTDFGSLTLLWSQDVAGLQIKTSSSSNPNGAGEWRYVPPVDGGIVCNVGDTLDFWSAGYLKSTTHRVVRPPEDQAHLFRQGLFYFVRPGDDVDIKPAPSPLLKRLGLIGENAEEAAPVRGLQYVRERVKDYHDHNDYADMKGKKFRVGNLEIEGEAE; encoded by the exons ATGGCAGCGGCCGGCAAAGACAAAACACGAATTGCCCTGGGCAGATATCGCT GCTTCACACCCGAGGAAGTGCAGCGCCAGTATGACATTGGCCAAGGTTTCTTCAACCTCGATGCCGAAGATAAGGCCAGACCGGGTAACACGTGCGACTTCTCCAAGGGGAACTACTTTGGATATAGATCG GCGCATGATAAGAAGATGCAAGGAACGGATGTGCTCAACAATGTCGAGTCGGTTAACATCGCCAAATTCATCCCGAAGTACAAAGATGAGCCATTCCATCCGTTCTTCGAGCCGTTCAGACAAGAAATTGAAGACTTTTCAAGA CGCTCTCTCGACCTAGCAAGCAAAGTCTTCACTCTCTTCTCCATCATCCTCGAACTCCCAGAAGACTACTTCTCCTCCCGCCACGCTTACGCCTCCCCGAGCGAAGACCACCTCCGCTACATGGGCTACCACCCCCGCCCTCTCGCCGACGACCTCAAAGTCGGCAACACCTGGTCGCGCGCTCACACCGACTTTGGCTCCTTGACCCTCCTCTGGAGCCAGGACGTCGCGGGCCTCCAGATTAAGACCTCTTCTTCGTCAAATCCCAATGGCGCGGGCGAGTGGCGCTATGTCCCACCTGTGGACGGTGGCATTGTCTGCAACGTCGGCGACACGCTTGATTTCTGGTCCGCGGGGTACTTGAAGTCGACGACGCATCGCGTTGTGAGGCCGCCTGAGGACCAGGCTCATTTGTTTCGGCAGGGTCTGTTTTACTTTGTGAGGCCTGGTGACGATGTTGATATTAAGCCTGCGCCGTCGCCGCTGTTGAAGAGGCTTGGGCTGATTGGGGAGAATGCGGAGGAGGCGGCGCCGGTGAGAGGGCTGCAATATGTCAGGGAACGGGTAAAGGATTATCACGATCACAATGATTATGCGGACATGAAGGGCAAGAAGTTTCGGGTCGGCAATCTTGAGATTGAAGGTGAGGCGGAGTGA